Below is a window of Granulicella pectinivorans DNA.
TCGGTCCGCACCCCCGCTCATAGATCCGGAACGCAATCTCCGCCGGCGAAATGACGCGCACGAACTCCACATTGGTGCCGTGGGGAAACAGTGGGCTCACCGCGATCTTGCCGCCAAGCTCCTGCCAGGAAAGCCCATGCGCCGAGAAGTCTTCCGTCTCCACAAACAGCACGAAGTGCGGGTTCCCGACGTTCACCATCGCGCCCTCCACCTCACCCACGCCGTCCACCACGATCGTCCGCGGCATCACGCGCGGCACACCCATCTCCGTACGGATCACATACGTCGGATCGGCAATCTCGACGACCTCGCACGTCCGCGGGCCGCCATGCGTCACCAGCGTCACCTTGTTCCTGTCTTCCGTTGCAGCCAGCCATGCTGCCACGCACCGCGTACCGTTGCCCGAGAGCTCCGCCTCGGAGCCATCCGAGTTGAACAGCCGGATAAACAAGGTCCCATCCGGCTGGCGGTCGAGGAACTCGATTCCGTCGGCTCCCACGCTCGTATTGCGTGCGCACAGCTTCTTTGCCAGCTCCGCATGATTACGGTGCGCGGCAGTCTCTTCAAGGATCAGAAAGTCGTTCCCGCACGCATGCGCCTTCACAAACTGCAACAGCGAGGGAGCCTTTTCGGCGGCGACTTCAAGGGGTGGCAGGGATTCTTCGATCGACATAGCCTCTCTATTGTAGGGGAGCCGCGCAGGCAAGCCTTACTCGTCGTCGGGGTCGCGGAAGCTGAGCACCTGGTCTGTCGCATCGCTGGTCTTCAGCTCGTGCAACAGTCGCGTGTGCGTCGTCCGGTTGTTCGTGATCAAGAACGTAATCCTCTCCAGCTCGCCTGCCTGCGAGTGGTCGATGACGTTCAGCCGTATCCCGGCCTTATCCAGCACCGCAAGAATCGCCTTGTAGGTCGTCGCCGGGTCGGTGCCGCGCACCTCGTACAGCAGCGGATACTGCTTCCAGTCCAGATGCATCTCCAGCACTCGCATCAGCGTCTGCGCCGCCAGCACGATCACCGTGGCCAGCAGCGCCGGCAGATACAAGCCCGCACCACATGCCATCCCGATCGATGCCACCACGAAGACCGTCGCCGCGCTCGTCAACCCCAGCACGCGCGAGCGGGTGTGCAGGATCAGCCCCGCACCCAGGAACCCGATCCCCTGCACGATATTCGCGGCCACCCGTCCTTTATCCGGATTGGCATCCCCTGCGAGCACCGCCGAGAGCATCGTAAAAAATGCGCAGCCCAGGCAGATCAGCATATTGGTGCGAATGCCCGACGCTTTCTTGCGAAACTCGCGCTCCAGACCTACCAGACCGCCCAGCAGGCACGCCGAAAGGAGCCGCGTCGCCGTGCCGGTCGAGAGCAGCATCTGTTCCAGGTCGCTGAAGTTGTAGTTCGAAGGTGCGATCATCTTTTTCTTCCCCGCGATGGTAGCACCTGCTCTAATGTTCCGGGGAACCACACCATCTGACAGCACCATAGAACCCCAGGGAGAGCACCGTGACCAAGACCAGGGCCTCACGCAACGATTTGGCCATCCTGCTTGGGATCGCGGCCGTCGTCGCGCTCGTCCACATGCTCACCAACGACCGTTACGGCTTCCACCGGGACGAGCTGCAGTTTCTCTCCGACGCTCGCCACCTCGACTGGGGCTACGTCGCCTACCCGCCGCTCACTCCATTCCTGGAGCACATCGGCCTCGCTCTCTTCGGCATCTCCGAGACGTGGCTGCGGCTCTTCTCGGTCATCGCCCAGTCCGCAGCCCTGGTCGCCACCGGCCTGATGGCCCGTGAGCTCGGCGGAGGCCGTCTCGCCCAGGTCACGGCAACCGTCTCGGTCGCGCTCTCCGCCCTGCCCCTCTTCGAAGGCACCGAATTCCAATACTCCTCCTTCGACTATCTCTGGTGGGTCCTGATCGCCTACTTCCTCATCCGACTTCTCAAGACCGAGAACCCGCGCTGGTGGATCGCCATCGGCGCCGTCATCGGCCTTGGTCTTCTGACCAAATACTCCATCACCTTTTACATCGCGGGCCTCCTAGCAGGCCTCGTTTTTACCCAGTCCCGCCGCTTCCTCCTCGCCCCAGGGTTCTGGGGTGGAGTCGCCGTCGCCCTGCTCCTCTTCCTGCCGAACTTCCTCTGGCAGGTCCATCACGGCTTCATCTCGTACCACTTCCTCCAGAGCATCCACGCACGCGACGTCCGAAACGGCCGTGCCGACGGCTTCCTCTTCGACCAGATCAAGATCAACGCCAACCTGATCGCCACGCCTCTCTGGATCGCCGGACTGATCTTCTTCCTGAGAGATCGCCGCTACCGCATGCTCGGCATCCTCTACCTCGTCCCGCTGGCCCTCTTCTTCATCGCCAAGGGCCGCGGATACTACGTCGCCGCCGCCTACCCCATGCTGCTCGCCATGGGCTCCGTCGCCGTCGAACGCTGGCTTGGGACGCTAACCCGCATGAGTCGCCTTGCCATCGAAGCCACCTACTTCACCCTCGCCGGAGCGGTCGGCATCGCCATCTGCTGCCTCATTCTGCCGCTCGCCAACTCCGGTCCGCTCAAGGCCTGGGCGCTCAAGAACAACGACGACCTCCGCGAGGAGTTCGGCTGGGAGGAGATGGCCTGGACCGTCGCGGGCATCCGTTCCG
It encodes the following:
- the dapF gene encoding diaminopimelate epimerase — encoded protein: MSIEESLPPLEVAAEKAPSLLQFVKAHACGNDFLILEETAAHRNHAELAKKLCARNTSVGADGIEFLDRQPDGTLFIRLFNSDGSEAELSGNGTRCVAAWLAATEDRNKVTLVTHGGPRTCEVVEIADPTYVIRTEMGVPRVMPRTIVVDGVGEVEGAMVNVGNPHFVLFVETEDFSAHGLSWQELGGKIAVSPLFPHGTNVEFVRVISPAEIAFRIYERGCGPTTSSGTGTCASSSAAMSLRGASRHLIAVAEGGPQRVSWESAEEPMFLTGPAEIICRGEVSGL
- a CDS encoding MgtC/SapB family protein; its protein translation is MIAPSNYNFSDLEQMLLSTGTATRLLSACLLGGLVGLEREFRKKASGIRTNMLICLGCAFFTMLSAVLAGDANPDKGRVAANIVQGIGFLGAGLILHTRSRVLGLTSAATVFVVASIGMACGAGLYLPALLATVIVLAAQTLMRVLEMHLDWKQYPLLYEVRGTDPATTYKAILAVLDKAGIRLNVIDHSQAGELERITFLITNNRTTHTRLLHELKTSDATDQVLSFRDPDDE
- a CDS encoding glycosyltransferase family 39 protein; translated protein: MTKTRASRNDLAILLGIAAVVALVHMLTNDRYGFHRDELQFLSDARHLDWGYVAYPPLTPFLEHIGLALFGISETWLRLFSVIAQSAALVATGLMARELGGGRLAQVTATVSVALSALPLFEGTEFQYSSFDYLWWVLIAYFLIRLLKTENPRWWIAIGAVIGLGLLTKYSITFYIAGLLAGLVFTQSRRFLLAPGFWGGVAVALLLFLPNFLWQVHHGFISYHFLQSIHARDVRNGRADGFLFDQIKINANLIATPLWIAGLIFFLRDRRYRMLGILYLVPLALFFIAKGRGYYVAAAYPMLLAMGSVAVERWLGTLTRMSRLAIEATYFTLAGAVGIAICCLILPLANSGPLKAWALKNNDDLREEFGWEEMAWTVAGIRSALPPEQREHVGIITGNYGEQGAIEILGAKYGLPTPIGGTNSAWLRGYPTPQPTILIVVGFSYKQADETFSACREAGRNGNAAGIPNEESKLHPVLFLCGPPIKPWPEFWQDFQSFG